TGCCGTCCCGTAAGATTTCAAAGGCTTGTATGTCGCTTTCGAAATCTATCTGAGCCTGCAAGTTAAGTCTACCATTGATCTTGTTTACTCTGAGGTCGGTTGGAGCAGGGGGAGGTGTTGTATCGCGAACAGTTCCGGTTTGGACAAAATCTTGCCAGGCTTCTGCGATCCATTGATTAGGTAACCAGTTGGCCTGTTTCTTGTCTCCTGAGTAATCATCAAATGGTATGGGCATGGTATCGCTCTCGAGGAGGACCAACCAACCTTGGGATTCATCAATCGTTTTCAGCGGATCGCCCGGTTGGTCTGGTAATCGCAATTTGAGGCTGGCCTCAAAAAACGGAATAGACAGATGTCGGGAATCACCATTTTGGTGTCCGGATTTTGGATCTGGCGTAAAAGCGATAGGGATACCCTTCGCCCGATAGTCGCGGGTCATCTCCAGGCTTCCATCCCAGGCTGTATGAAACCTTTCGTGAGTTTTCTCCTCAATTCCTGGATTGGCAATCATGGGGATGTGGTAGGCGGCGGCCGGAAGATCCTGAAGAGTGAAGCCACCCTCTCTGCCATAGGCTGTGCCTGATTGATACCAAATGGCGACAATACGTTCAGGATAAAGCAGTTTTAAGGTACTTGCCCAATATCCACCTCCCGAATGCCCCCACACGCACCAAGGTGCGTCGGCCACTTCCGGATGGCCGGATGCGGTCGCCAGTTTTCCCAGAGAATGAACTAACACTTCTGCGGAACCGTTTCGCGCATCACACCAGAGACGGCAATCCTGTTCTTGTCGTTGCCGAAAACTGGGACCGAGCAACGCGCAGTCATTCCTTCTCGCGAGTTCTTGCCAGTGCAGATCATGTGCAGCGGTAACGCTCTTTGAGTTGGCTCCTTCTCCACAGCCATGTTGATGGATGATTATACCACGCACCACATCTAGCCCCTCCGGTATCCATAGCGTGTATTGGACGGGGATTAAAAGTTGTCCAGGCTCTGGCTGATCGGGCCTTTGATAACTGACGGTGTAATAGGGTGCTGTATGAGATTCGGGAATGTAATGCAGTTCGAGGGGATCCGGCACTTTTTCAGCGATTAACCATCCGGTAAAGACCCATTGGAATAGAACGATAATAGGTAGGAGAGTTTTTACAGATATGGTCGTGTTGGTTATTAATTACTGAAATCTGGGCCAATTAGCATACAGTAGTTTCGGCCGCTGTGCGGTAGGCACGAATCCGTTCTGGTTTCACAACGGTCTTTTCGTACTCAGGGGCGCCTGGGACTCCCATGAAAACTCTTGGATTTGTGTAGGTCATTTCGCTGGGGATTTGGTGTTTCCCCGTGACATGGCATTCTACAGCTTTGGTTTTGGAAACCAGTTCTCCAATATTGTCCTCTTTTATGCCACAGCCAGGAAGGATAATAATTCGGTCATCAGCTCGTTCTATCAACTGCTTTATTAGATCGATCCCTTTATCGGTCGAAGGTTCCTGGCCCGAGGTGAGTATCCTGTCTACGCCAAGTTCAATGAGATCCTCAAAAGCCTCGAAGGGATCAATGGTCATATCGAATGCGCGATGAAAGGTGACGCTTAATGGGCGGGACGCTTCAATAAGTTTCGCAGTGCGTGCTTTGTCGACTCGGCCATTGGGTGTGAGTAGGCCAAATACGACACCGTAGACTCCCAGTTTTTTCGCTTCCTCGACATCTCTAAGCATGATCTCGTATTCAAGATCTGTATACAGGAAATCTCCGCCGCGAGGGCGAATCATCATCATGACTGGAATGGAGACTCTTTCCAGGGTAAGGGCAACGGCACCTAGGCTCGGTGTCGTGCCGCCTTCCATCAGGTTGTCACAGAGTTCGACGCGATCGGCTCCGCCGGCTTCAGCGTTGATGGCTGACTCGGCCGATTCGATGCAAACTTCTAGAATCATTGTCCGATGTCCTCCCAGTTGTGGTGCTGGTTAAAGAACTCGATCTCTTCTCCGTTGGGTCCCCAGACGAATGCCAGGGTCGCATGAAAGCCGTCGTCTAACTTCACAGTCTTCGGCTCCACCTTAATTTTATAGCCCGCTTCACGACAACGCTCAATCGCAGCAGGTACATCATCGACCGCCAAGGCAAAATGCCAGATGGGCAACTCTTCCTGGTTGTGATCAATAATCTTGGAGCTGCCATCATGGTTAGGTGAGAAGAGCTCTATAAGGCTGCCGTTTCCTAGATCGAGAAACAGTCCGTCTCGAACCGGGAATTTGACCGAGGCGACTTCTTTAAGTCCGAGCACTTCTGTGTAGAAGTGAACAGAGCGTTCAAAGTCCTTAGCCTGGATAGCGATATGGTGGAGTGTCGTCATAGCTTGTCGTAAAATCGTTGGATCAATCTTTGTGTTCTT
This genomic stretch from Opitutia bacterium ISCC 52 harbors:
- a CDS encoding copper homeostasis protein CutC, which produces MILEVCIESAESAINAEAGGADRVELCDNLMEGGTTPSLGAVALTLERVSIPVMMMIRPRGGDFLYTDLEYEIMLRDVEEAKKLGVYGVVFGLLTPNGRVDKARTAKLIEASRPLSVTFHRAFDMTIDPFEAFEDLIELGVDRILTSGQEPSTDKGIDLIKQLIERADDRIIILPGCGIKEDNIGELVSKTKAVECHVTGKHQIPSEMTYTNPRVFMGVPGAPEYEKTVVKPERIRAYRTAAETTVC
- a CDS encoding VOC family protein, whose translation is MTTLHHIAIQAKDFERSVHFYTEVLGLKEVASVKFPVRDGLFLDLGNGSLIELFSPNHDGSSKIIDHNQEELPIWHFALAVDDVPAAIERCREAGYKIKVEPKTVKLDDGFHATLAFVWGPNGEEIEFFNQHHNWEDIGQ